The proteins below come from a single Halobacillus salinarum genomic window:
- a CDS encoding 2-oxo acid dehydrogenase subunit E2 has translation MERKETKAEPETPKTTIPFKGRRKQIAKKMTQSLYTAPHVTHFDEVDMTELLKVKAQLKRGTDRRPGIQVSVAAFFIKALQLSLQQFPIFNSKLDEEKEEIFLESSYNIGLATGTDEGLIVPVLKNVEKLSLTEIHKQMKALTKKAVENQLSGHDLRGGTFTISNVGPMGSTGATPILNYPEAGLMAFHKTKKMPVVVNDEIVIREMMNVSLTFDHRIADGSQSVAFTNLFIDYIENPYAMLTELI, from the coding sequence TTGGAGAGAAAGGAGACGAAAGCTGAACCAGAAACACCAAAGACAACGATTCCTTTTAAAGGGCGGAGAAAACAAATCGCCAAAAAGATGACCCAGTCCCTCTATACCGCTCCCCATGTCACTCATTTTGATGAAGTAGACATGACTGAACTGCTAAAGGTTAAAGCACAGTTGAAGCGGGGAACGGATCGACGTCCAGGAATCCAAGTCTCGGTCGCCGCCTTTTTTATTAAAGCTCTCCAGCTGTCGCTGCAGCAATTCCCGATTTTTAATTCAAAATTAGATGAGGAAAAAGAAGAAATTTTTCTTGAGTCTTCTTATAACATTGGATTGGCAACAGGGACGGACGAAGGGTTAATCGTACCTGTATTGAAGAATGTTGAGAAGCTTTCTTTAACAGAGATTCATAAGCAAATGAAAGCACTAACGAAAAAAGCCGTAGAGAATCAGCTTTCCGGACATGACTTACGAGGAGGTACCTTTACGATCAGTAACGTTGGACCAATGGGGAGTACAGGAGCAACACCGATATTAAACTATCCGGAAGCAGGTTTGATGGCTTTTCATAAAACGAAGAAAATGCCGGTAGTCGTTAACGACGAAATTGTCATTCGAGAGATGATGAATGTATCGTTGACTTTTGACCATCGAATAGCGGATGGTTCACAATCGGTAGCCTTTACCAACCTGTTTATTGATTATATTGAAAATCCTTATGCAATGCTCACCGAGTTAATCTAG
- a CDS encoding FAD-dependent oxidoreductase, protein MSQKKLDKVVENMKVMIVGGGIAGLTLAYWLNKNGNDVKIIEKAPELRTEGYMLDFFGPGYDVAEKMGIMRKLSDIHYPISGLKFLNENGKVKFDLPYQSLRALLDNRHFNFMRGDLERVLYDLVKDSVEIKFGMTVDDVYQDDQHVHVTLSDGSVETSDLLVGADGIRSKVRSLVFGDHKNYIKYMGYYTAAYVIENSGMYKELSDAFYSLSSPDLQASVYPIRGNRLATFYLYKAPKKDKHLSGAAAKDELKAQFKQMGWIVPEMLDKAGTSNDFYFDEVSQVEIPHWSKDRVVLVGDACQAVSLLAGQGASLAMTGGYVLARNLCKDQDVQQALLQYEEDLKPQIEKTQESGRKFARYFLPDTRLRIFIRDVTMRISVLPVIRKFVNMNRARIPK, encoded by the coding sequence ATGAGTCAAAAAAAGCTTGATAAGGTGGTTGAAAATATGAAAGTAATGATTGTAGGTGGCGGTATTGCTGGATTAACGTTAGCTTACTGGCTGAATAAGAATGGAAATGATGTGAAGATTATAGAAAAAGCCCCGGAATTAAGGACGGAAGGGTATATGCTGGACTTTTTTGGGCCTGGATATGATGTGGCTGAGAAAATGGGGATCATGAGAAAGTTAAGTGATATTCATTATCCTATCTCAGGCCTGAAATTTCTTAATGAGAATGGAAAAGTGAAATTTGATCTCCCTTACCAATCTCTTAGAGCTCTTTTGGACAATAGGCATTTTAATTTTATGAGGGGAGACCTGGAACGAGTTTTATACGACTTAGTAAAAGACAGCGTCGAAATTAAATTTGGAATGACGGTTGATGACGTTTATCAGGATGACCAGCACGTCCATGTAACCTTATCCGATGGGAGTGTTGAAACTTCAGATTTATTGGTAGGGGCAGATGGAATCCGTTCTAAAGTTCGTTCCTTGGTATTTGGTGATCATAAAAACTACATCAAGTATATGGGATATTATACAGCTGCTTATGTCATAGAAAACTCCGGGATGTATAAGGAGCTAAGCGACGCTTTTTACTCCTTGTCGTCTCCTGATCTTCAAGCCTCGGTTTATCCGATTAGAGGAAATAGATTAGCTACCTTTTACTTATATAAAGCTCCCAAAAAGGATAAGCATTTATCTGGAGCAGCAGCAAAAGATGAATTGAAGGCGCAATTTAAGCAAATGGGCTGGATTGTTCCTGAGATGTTGGATAAAGCAGGGACTTCAAACGATTTTTATTTCGATGAGGTTTCCCAAGTAGAAATCCCTCATTGGAGTAAGGATCGTGTGGTGCTCGTTGGAGATGCGTGTCAAGCAGTCTCCCTCTTGGCGGGCCAGGGGGCTTCGCTAGCTATGACAGGCGGGTATGTACTCGCCCGCAATTTATGTAAGGATCAAGATGTTCAACAAGCACTACTTCAATATGAAGAGGATTTAAAACCGCAGATTGAAAAGACACAGGAATCCGGAAGAAAATTTGCGCGTTACTTTCTCCCTGATACGCGCCTAAGAATTTTTATTAGAGACGTTACAATGAGGATTAGTGTACTTCCAGTCATAAGAAAGTTTGTGAATATGAATAGAGCTCGAATTCCGAAATAG
- a CDS encoding TetR/AcrR family transcriptional regulator — translation MAGLREEKKKQTQLAIMESAKKIFSEKGFENASMVEIAKDAAVGTGTIYNYFSSKGALLLQIFSEETSRMEMKEPQRLKASSEAGLAERISEFILQFTVLFSHYPKAFWKELFHVMTEEAQESIHLRQGLFGLDEDIMKDVTSIISTASEQFLLPVDPEDAAYVIYSSVMTDTLFYIYSEDMSYETYAGRISEHIKFVLAGKIKGRQPGSI, via the coding sequence TTGGCCGGTCTAAGAGAAGAAAAGAAAAAGCAAACTCAGCTGGCGATCATGGAATCGGCTAAAAAGATTTTCTCGGAAAAAGGGTTTGAAAATGCTTCAATGGTGGAGATAGCAAAGGATGCAGCCGTCGGCACAGGGACTATATATAATTATTTTTCATCTAAAGGTGCTTTGTTGCTGCAAATATTCTCAGAAGAAACGTCCCGGATGGAGATGAAAGAGCCTCAGAGGTTAAAAGCTTCTTCAGAGGCTGGACTGGCAGAGAGGATCAGCGAATTTATTTTACAGTTTACAGTGTTATTTTCTCATTACCCTAAAGCTTTTTGGAAAGAATTGTTCCATGTGATGACAGAAGAAGCACAAGAAAGTATCCATTTAAGACAGGGGTTGTTCGGCTTAGATGAAGACATCATGAAGGATGTGACATCCATTATCAGCACCGCATCAGAACAATTTCTTTTGCCTGTAGATCCAGAAGATGCAGCTTATGTAATCTATAGTTCAGTTATGACAGATACACTATTTTATATTTACAGCGAGGACATGTCCTATGAAACTTATGCAGGTCGTATTTCCGAGCACATTAAATTTGTATTAGCTGGGAAAATAAAGGGAAGACAGCCTGGATCGATTTGA
- the pdhA gene encoding pyruvate dehydrogenase (acetyl-transferring) E1 component subunit alpha: MLEKFPLTQYVSEDGKLLDDTAKEMMNPDTLKHFYEKMLRARMMDKKCTNLQRQGRIGTYVQYEGQEAAQVGSALAIEEGDWMFPTYRDHAATMTFGHSLRSLLLYWVGRIEGGIPPEGKNIFPPAVPIASQLLHATGVAWAEKKKNSDRVSLVYFGDGATSEGDFHEGLNFASVFKAPVVFFNQNNGYAISVPMEKQMNSKTIAQKGLSYDIPGIRIDGNDIVAVYMETKKAVERARNGGGPTLIEAVTWRYGAHTTADDPSKYRDQSESELRRGTTDPLLRLEKYMKNEQFWSEEWFQAIEQQISNEINTALAEMQDFPEADIDNVFDNVFEKPTWTLEEQREHHNSIKRGQKS, encoded by the coding sequence ATGCTTGAGAAATTTCCACTAACTCAATATGTCAGTGAAGATGGAAAGCTGTTGGATGATACGGCGAAAGAAATGATGAACCCTGATACTCTCAAGCATTTTTATGAAAAAATGCTTCGAGCAAGAATGATGGATAAAAAGTGCACCAATCTTCAAAGACAGGGAAGAATCGGTACTTATGTTCAATACGAAGGACAGGAAGCGGCACAAGTAGGGAGTGCGCTTGCTATTGAAGAGGGAGATTGGATGTTCCCTACTTACAGGGATCATGCAGCGACGATGACGTTTGGACATTCCCTTAGAAGCCTTCTGTTATATTGGGTCGGCCGTATTGAAGGCGGGATTCCGCCGGAAGGAAAAAACATCTTTCCTCCAGCAGTGCCTATTGCGTCTCAATTGCTGCATGCAACAGGTGTTGCCTGGGCGGAGAAAAAGAAGAATTCAGACCGCGTTTCTCTCGTGTATTTCGGAGATGGGGCAACTTCAGAGGGGGACTTTCATGAAGGACTTAATTTTGCAAGCGTTTTCAAAGCGCCTGTCGTCTTTTTTAACCAAAACAACGGCTATGCGATCAGCGTTCCTATGGAGAAGCAAATGAACTCAAAAACGATTGCTCAGAAGGGTTTGAGTTATGACATACCTGGCATTCGTATTGATGGCAATGATATCGTGGCTGTCTATATGGAAACGAAAAAGGCAGTCGAACGAGCCCGGAATGGCGGCGGGCCGACGTTGATAGAAGCCGTTACCTGGCGCTACGGTGCTCACACGACCGCAGATGACCCGTCCAAATACCGCGATCAATCAGAGAGTGAACTGAGAAGAGGTACGACCGATCCGCTCTTAAGACTTGAAAAGTATATGAAAAATGAACAATTCTGGAGTGAGGAATGGTTCCAAGCAATCGAACAGCAGATTTCCAATGAAATCAATACGGCTCTCGCTGAAATGCAGGACTTTCCTGAAGCAGATATTGACAATGTATTTGATAACGTCTTCGAAAAACCTACGTGGACACTCGAGGAACAGCGTGAACACCATAACTCTATCAAGAGGGGGCAAAAGTCATGA
- a CDS encoding alpha-ketoacid dehydrogenase subunit beta translates to MTTAVQIKQLTMVQALTDAMRTMLVQDEAVLVLGEDVGTNGGVFRATDGLFEQFGEERIIDTPLAESGIVGTSIGLAVNGFRPIVEIQFLGFIYPAFNQLMTHATRMRQRSMGRYTVPMVIRAPYGAGVKAPEIHSDSVEGLFTQIPGLKVVIPSNAYDAKGLLIASIEDPDPVLFLEPMRSYRSSRMEVPEEKYTIELGKAAYVKKGEDVSIFTWGAMVPDTMKAVEDFEKNHDATCDVIDLRTLYPLDKEMIQKSVEKTGRVVIIHEAPATGGVNAEIISLINDAAFFFLKAPIQKVTGFDTPVPVYSLEKEYLPSKEKMINAINTALSY, encoded by the coding sequence ATGACGACGGCTGTGCAAATCAAACAATTAACGATGGTTCAGGCCTTGACGGATGCGATGAGAACGATGCTGGTACAGGATGAAGCCGTGCTTGTTCTTGGAGAAGACGTCGGCACAAATGGTGGAGTTTTTAGAGCGACGGATGGATTGTTTGAACAATTCGGTGAAGAACGCATCATTGACACACCGCTTGCCGAGTCAGGGATTGTTGGAACTTCTATCGGCCTTGCCGTTAACGGTTTCCGCCCCATTGTCGAGATTCAATTCTTAGGGTTTATCTATCCTGCGTTTAATCAATTGATGACTCACGCCACCCGCATGCGGCAGCGGTCGATGGGACGATACACTGTTCCAATGGTCATCAGGGCGCCGTACGGGGCAGGGGTGAAAGCACCTGAGATTCATTCCGATAGTGTAGAAGGGTTATTTACACAAATTCCAGGGCTGAAAGTCGTGATTCCTTCCAATGCTTACGATGCTAAAGGGCTGCTGATTGCAAGCATCGAGGACCCAGACCCCGTACTTTTTCTAGAGCCTATGAGAAGCTACCGATCTTCCCGGATGGAAGTGCCAGAAGAAAAATATACGATTGAACTCGGCAAGGCTGCCTATGTGAAAAAGGGTGAGGACGTATCCATCTTTACTTGGGGAGCTATGGTTCCGGATACGATGAAAGCCGTGGAGGACTTTGAAAAAAACCATGACGCTACGTGTGACGTCATCGATTTGAGAACGCTCTATCCATTAGATAAAGAGATGATTCAGAAGTCTGTAGAAAAAACGGGACGGGTTGTGATTATTCATGAAGCTCCTGCAACCGGTGGAGTCAATGCGGAAATCATCTCCCTCATTAATGACGCTGCCTTTTTCTTCTTGAAAGCACCGATTCAAAAAGTAACTGGATTTGATACTCCGGTTCCTGTGTATTCGCTGGAAAAAGAATATTTGCCCAGCAAAGAAAAAATGATCAATGCCATAAACACGGCATTATCGTATTAG
- a CDS encoding GNAT family N-acetyltransferase yields the protein MESLHLQVRKLTDKDLPAFSKMDTGIEDDYVLRIFDRLIASQDHTLFGLFNRNQLVSVGGYSLFANGRFAMIGRMRTDRRFYGKGCSTQLLLFVVEELHTRNEILWMGANTHKHNKPARRVLEKIGLLPGPLHYYTVLRHPQLLAGSTKGKIWGEVTEIKEKRTLLLQLEENTLGFFPYECYYPFPYHKQLFTDKHLSESSVYTSPDGKRFVIIRNDRKGEEYSHVKYFWNDHYLQPGLFETILHHWRKHPSHTGCWIDFSPEGYHNIPDLTPFEIQKPWILYGKWMQS from the coding sequence ATGGAATCTCTCCACCTTCAAGTTAGAAAATTAACAGACAAGGATTTACCCGCATTTTCAAAAATGGACACTGGTATAGAAGATGATTATGTGCTCCGAATTTTTGACCGGCTCATCGCTTCCCAAGATCACACTTTATTCGGATTGTTTAACAGAAACCAGTTGGTTTCTGTCGGGGGCTATAGTTTATTTGCCAATGGACGATTTGCAATGATCGGCCGGATGAGAACAGACCGCCGCTTTTATGGCAAAGGCTGCTCGACTCAATTGCTGCTTTTTGTCGTAGAAGAATTACATACGCGAAACGAAATCCTTTGGATGGGGGCCAACACACATAAACATAACAAGCCCGCCCGGAGAGTTCTGGAAAAAATCGGCCTTCTTCCCGGGCCGCTCCATTATTATACAGTGTTGAGACACCCGCAGCTGCTTGCAGGCAGCACAAAAGGAAAGATATGGGGAGAAGTTACTGAAATCAAAGAAAAACGAACCCTGCTCCTTCAGCTAGAAGAAAACACACTTGGCTTTTTTCCATATGAGTGCTATTATCCATTCCCTTACCACAAACAGTTATTTACAGATAAACATTTAAGTGAATCCAGTGTTTACACTTCTCCTGACGGGAAGCGTTTTGTAATCATTAGGAATGATCGAAAAGGAGAGGAATATTCACACGTGAAATATTTCTGGAACGATCATTACCTTCAACCCGGCTTGTTCGAAACCATTCTTCACCATTGGCGCAAGCACCCTTCCCATACTGGGTGCTGGATCGACTTTTCTCCGGAGGGCTATCACAATATCCCTGATTTAACTCCTTTCGAAATTCAGAAACCATGGATTCTTTATGGAAAATGGATGCAGTCATAG
- the hisC gene encoding histidinol-phosphate transaminase → MVHTRPQIDKISMYSPGKPVEELKREKGLSRIVKMASNENPFGYSPLAAEAIRAEMKEIPLYPEVTSPLLAEKLANKLGVSPNQIVFGNGSDEIIRLLTRTYINEGDEVVMARVTFPRYKPNVIIEGGVPVEVKMLEGGRHDLTEMAAAINEKTKMVFVCNPNNPTGTIVDKASLKEFIQQVPSHVLLVMDEAYYEYADSDEYLETLPLLHQHKNMVVLRTFSKVYGLAGLRVGYGLMDAEMVKALHKVKEPFNVNRLAQAAASASLDDDEFLHESIRLNQQGREYLIQQFKEMKLDYFKSQTNFIMVDIAAPAEEVYEFLLNLGVIIRPGHLMGYPTMIRVTIGEQKDNHYFIDGLKAYLENYRMNEKEVKSDEHA, encoded by the coding sequence TTGGTTCATACACGCCCGCAAATCGATAAAATTTCGATGTATTCCCCTGGAAAACCTGTAGAAGAACTTAAACGTGAAAAAGGACTATCAAGAATTGTCAAAATGGCTTCCAACGAAAATCCTTTTGGATATTCTCCCCTTGCAGCAGAAGCAATTCGTGCTGAAATGAAAGAAATCCCTCTCTATCCTGAAGTCACCTCCCCGCTGCTTGCTGAAAAATTAGCCAATAAACTTGGGGTTTCCCCAAACCAAATCGTATTTGGAAATGGCTCGGATGAAATTATCCGCCTGCTTACGAGGACGTACATCAACGAAGGTGATGAAGTCGTTATGGCTCGGGTGACGTTTCCCCGCTATAAACCAAACGTCATCATTGAGGGAGGGGTTCCTGTTGAAGTGAAAATGCTAGAAGGAGGCAGACATGACTTAACGGAGATGGCCGCTGCCATTAATGAAAAAACGAAAATGGTCTTTGTATGCAATCCGAATAATCCAACTGGAACAATTGTGGACAAAGCTTCCTTAAAGGAATTTATTCAACAAGTACCTTCTCATGTTCTGCTTGTTATGGATGAAGCCTATTACGAATATGCGGATTCGGATGAGTACTTAGAAACGCTTCCTCTTCTGCACCAACATAAGAATATGGTTGTTTTAAGGACTTTTTCAAAAGTGTATGGGCTTGCTGGATTAAGAGTCGGCTATGGTCTCATGGATGCTGAAATGGTGAAGGCTCTTCATAAAGTAAAAGAACCGTTTAACGTTAATCGTTTAGCACAGGCTGCCGCATCGGCTTCATTGGATGATGATGAATTTCTGCATGAAAGCATCCGATTGAACCAACAAGGAAGAGAGTATCTCATCCAGCAATTTAAAGAGATGAAGCTTGATTATTTCAAGAGCCAGACAAATTTCATTATGGTCGATATAGCTGCTCCTGCTGAAGAGGTTTATGAATTTTTATTAAACCTCGGAGTCATCATCAGGCCCGGCCATTTGATGGGGTATCCTACTATGATTCGAGTAACGATCGGTGAGCAAAAAGATAATCACTATTTTATCGATGGCTTGAAAGCATATTTAGAAAACTATCGTATGAATGAAAAAGAGGTGAAGAGCGATGAACATGCTTGA
- a CDS encoding lipoyl domain-containing protein, with amino-acid sequence MDVKLHDIGEGMHEAEILHYFINPGDFVKNDAPLLEVQTDKMTAELTAPTDGFIEEIRFSVGEVIEVGTTILTMTTEQKQPSNKQKNQVQATASHGEPVQRSGPRTMNLELPPTRVKASLIHGESQESKE; translated from the coding sequence ATGGACGTAAAATTGCATGATATCGGAGAAGGGATGCATGAAGCAGAGATTCTGCATTATTTTATTAATCCAGGGGACTTCGTGAAAAACGACGCGCCGCTCCTTGAAGTACAGACTGATAAAATGACAGCAGAACTGACTGCTCCTACAGACGGATTTATAGAAGAGATCCGGTTTAGTGTAGGGGAGGTCATTGAAGTCGGAACGACCATCCTGACGATGACAACGGAACAAAAGCAGCCTTCAAATAAGCAGAAGAATCAAGTACAAGCTACTGCTTCACATGGTGAACCAGTGCAGAGATCCGGTCCGCGAACGATGAATTTAGAGCTTCCGCCAACTCGCGTAAAGGCTTCCCTCATACACGGAGAATCGCAAGAGAGCAAGGAGTAA
- the smpB gene encoding SsrA-binding protein SmpB, which translates to MPRGHGKTIAQNKKARHDFTIEETFEAGIVLQGTEIKSIRNGRVNLKDSFARINNGEAYLHNMHISPYEQGNIYNHDPTRARKLLLHRKEINQLIGQTQQKGYSLVPLKVYIKNGVAKVLIGLGRGKKKYDKREDLKRKQVNREIDRAIKESLK; encoded by the coding sequence ATGCCAAGAGGTCACGGGAAAACCATCGCTCAAAATAAAAAAGCCAGACACGACTTTACAATTGAAGAAACCTTTGAAGCCGGAATTGTCCTGCAAGGCACGGAAATAAAATCGATTCGTAACGGAAGAGTAAATCTTAAAGACAGCTTTGCCCGGATTAATAATGGAGAAGCTTATCTGCATAATATGCACATTTCTCCGTATGAGCAAGGCAACATTTACAATCATGATCCCACTCGCGCGCGTAAGCTGCTCTTACATCGGAAAGAGATTAATCAGCTAATCGGACAAACTCAGCAAAAAGGGTATTCGCTAGTGCCGCTGAAAGTTTATATTAAAAACGGAGTGGCTAAAGTACTCATCGGACTTGGAAGAGGAAAAAAGAAATATGACAAACGAGAGGACTTAAAACGCAAGCAAGTGAACCGTGAAATTGACCGGGCGATTAAAGAGAGCTTGAAATAA
- a CDS encoding CcdC family protein gives MGNNSFYFIVVLVAALVVWRRTRSMYRPIKGNGRRLLLPIFFFIPGLALISSPEVHLRLWEDLLAVTAGLLLSTPLIWTTEFEIREDRNIYAKKNMAFVFAFLGVFVIRIVMRSYFTSLDSQSVAALFMIVAISYIVPWRVISYMKFRKVYLSNTKRSIGLG, from the coding sequence ATGGGGAACAATTCTTTTTACTTCATTGTAGTGCTTGTAGCGGCACTTGTGGTTTGGAGGAGAACGAGGAGCATGTACAGGCCGATCAAAGGTAATGGCAGAAGGCTGCTACTGCCCATATTCTTTTTTATCCCTGGTCTCGCTCTTATTTCCAGCCCTGAAGTACATCTCCGCTTATGGGAGGATCTGCTTGCTGTAACCGCTGGACTTTTACTTTCCACTCCATTAATCTGGACGACTGAGTTTGAAATTCGTGAGGACCGAAATATCTATGCTAAGAAGAATATGGCCTTTGTTTTCGCGTTTTTAGGAGTTTTTGTTATCCGCATAGTTATGAGAAGTTATTTTACGTCTTTAGATTCTCAATCAGTTGCGGCGTTATTTATGATTGTCGCCATTAGTTATATCGTACCTTGGAGAGTAATTTCGTATATGAAATTTAGAAAAGTTTATCTATCAAATACGAAAAGAAGCATCGGATTAGGATGA